A region of the Acinetobacter defluvii genome:
TGGGCATCACTTGACTGAGATGCCCCATGGTGAATAACTTTTGTGACTCATCATATAAACGATGCGGTGACACATCACGCAATAGTTGCGTCATTTCTAAGGTAAAAACCTCTAAAATCGCAGGATCAATATTAAAATTAAGCTTAGCTGCAAAACGCAATGTTCTTAGCATCCGCACTGGGTCTTCTTCAAAGCGCAGCGCAGGATCGCCAAGTAAGCGTAAAGTTTTACTTTTAATGTCATCCACTGCATTGCAAAAATCCAACACAATGCCCTTACGTGGTTGATAGTAAAGTGCATTGATTGAAAAATCTCGACGAGAAAAATCTTGCTCAATTGTTCCCCAATTATTATCACGCAAAATCATGCCAGCAGCAGAAGTAATGGCTTTTTTTGGGGGGGCACGGAAGGTTGCAACTTCAATCAGCTCACGCCCAGAGTAGACATGCGCCAACTCAAAACGACGACCAATAATTCGACAACGACGTCCAAAGACCTCTTTGACTTGAGATGGCGTTGCATTGGTCACAGCATCGTAATCTTTTGGGCTTTGACCCAACATCAAATCACGAACACCGCCACCGACGATATAAGCTTCATAGCCTGCTTTTGTTAAAGAATCAATAACATCTAAAATGGAAGAAGGTAATTGAGCGGTGGATAACCCACACTTTGACGCACGCAAAGTTTGCAAAAGACGCTGTCTCCTACGTCAGGACGTAAAAAAATGATTGTGCTAATGATATCTCTAACACAATCAAAGGGCAATTTGATTCTCTCAATCTTGCTTCAAATATTCAGTGAAAATTTGCAATTTAGAGCAACTTTTATTTTCAATAGCTCACTATAAAATAATCATTGCCCGATTCTTTTCTAACATTTTTGGACCAATACCTTTGACATTTTTTAGATCTTCGATATTTTTAAACTTTCCATTTTGTTGCCGATACTCCAAAATCGCTTGGGCTTTTTTTGCACCAACACCATTAAGTTGCTGTAATTGTTGCAGATCTGCTGTATTAACATTAACCTTTGCAGTAGATGAGCTTGTAGTACCCATTGTAACTGTTTGCTTAGCGTTAGGCTCTAGTGTGGGTTTACCTAAATAATAATTTGGGTCATTACCTTTTAAACGAGCGTCTTGAGCTTGTTGTTGCGCTTTCCATTGTAGATAACGTTGATCAAATTTTTCAGCATGTCCTTGAATCGACATACTGAAAAATAGCAATCCAATTAAAAATGAAAAATATATCTTAAGTGTGTGTTTGTAAGGTTTGTTGTTCATACATAGCCTGTTG
Encoded here:
- a CDS encoding ComEA family DNA-binding protein, with the translated sequence MSIQGHAEKFDQRYLQWKAQQQAQDARLKGNDPNYYLGKPTLEPNAKQTVTMGTTSSSTAKVNVNTADLQQLQQLNGVGAKKAQAILEYRQQNGKFKNIEDLKNVKGIGPKMLEKNRAMIIL